In a genomic window of Saccharothrix sp. HUAS TT1:
- a CDS encoding GntR family transcriptional regulator: MDDGRRTGREYQTRVPKYLAIYRVLADRIADGRYPADAPLPAQRELGEEFDVSLMTVRQAIQALEADGLLETRHGVGTFARRPAFAYGLTGLRSLSQDLVEQGIELVTEVLDAGLVVPPGDVAARLGVPAGGRVFAVERLRGTRRPTGAPVPLLLQTSYLPEGIGARIGADPLRRRSLYRLLEELGRPVRQASETIRAVALTAEQAAALGREPGSPALLSCRLSRGEDGAPLVDDRALLVGDATVITAERAATGTNLVYEHR; this comes from the coding sequence GTGGACGACGGGCGGCGCACGGGCCGCGAGTACCAGACGCGCGTGCCCAAGTACCTCGCGATCTACCGGGTGCTGGCCGACCGGATCGCCGACGGGCGCTACCCGGCGGACGCGCCGCTGCCCGCCCAGCGGGAGCTGGGCGAGGAGTTCGACGTCTCGCTGATGACGGTGCGGCAGGCGATCCAGGCGCTGGAGGCGGACGGGCTGCTGGAGACCCGGCACGGCGTGGGCACGTTCGCGCGCCGGCCCGCGTTCGCCTACGGGCTCACCGGGTTGCGCAGCCTGTCGCAGGACCTGGTCGAGCAGGGCATCGAGCTGGTGACCGAGGTGCTGGACGCCGGGCTCGTCGTGCCGCCGGGTGACGTGGCCGCGCGGCTGGGCGTGCCGGCGGGCGGTCGGGTGTTCGCGGTCGAACGGCTGCGCGGCACCCGCCGGCCGACGGGCGCCCCGGTGCCGCTGCTGCTGCAGACGTCGTACCTGCCGGAGGGGATCGGCGCGCGGATCGGCGCCGACCCCCTCCGGCGCCGGTCCCTCTACCGGCTCCTGGAGGAGCTGGGCCGCCCCGTGCGGCAGGCGAGCGAGACCATCCGGGCGGTGGCGCTGACCGCCGAGCAGGCCGCCGCGCTCGGTCGCGAGCCCGGCTCGCCCGCCCTGCTCAGCTGCCGCCTCAGCCGGGGCGAGGACGGCGCACCGCTGGTGGACGACCGCGCGCTGCTCGTCGGCGACGCCACGGTCATCACCGCGGAACGTGCCGCGACCGGGACGAACCTGGTCTACGAACACCGCTGA